GCCGTTCAACGTTGCCATGCGGATGATCTCGTCGCACTTCAAATCCTTCCGGTTCCGGAACAGAAAGCGCATCTCGTCCAGAATGCTGAGCGAGTCGGTACTCGCCAGCGAATCGGTGCCGAGAGCCACGTTGATGCCCATGTCGAGCAACCGCCGCACCGGATGCGGCTCGTGGCCGAAAAAGGCGTGGCTGCGCGGGCAGTAGACGACGCTGCAGGACCGGCTCAGGATACGCGCCATCGAATCCTCATCCAGATAATTGCAGTGGATCAGGATGGCAGGACGCTCCAGGACACCCAGTTCTTCAAGGTAAGGAACAGGAGCCAATCCGGGCGGAGACCATCGTTCGGGCAACACTCCAAGACCGGACAGGAACTCCACGAACTCCCCCATCCCGGATCTCAAGAACTCCACCTCCTGCATTGTCTCTGCGACGTGGGCTGCAAATCGGGAGCCCCGGTCACGCACAAGTTCCGCCACTGCGCGAAACAGGTCCGGAGAAACGGAATAGAGTGCGTGTGCCGACGCGCTCGAAGACAAATAGCCGTCAGTTTCCACGCGTTCGAGCCGCGCCTGCAGGCGGGAAATGGCCTCGTGCGCTCTTTCGGGCTGGAGCGCAGTCACTTCTTCGAAAACCACTTTTCGCAACTTTTCAGGCTTGAGCGCCTCCCAGCTGAAGCCGCTGGCCGAGATGTCGCCCGCCAGGGTAGTGCCGGAAGCCAGGGAGAGTTGCGCCCCCTTTCGTGTCGATTCGAGGTAGTCCTCCTTCGTCCACTCCTGCCTTCCCGTCATCACTGCCGAAAGCCAGCCGGTAAAGGAGGTGCTCCGGTCGGCCAGCTTGCGCATCCGCGTCAGTTCCAGGTGGGAGTGAGCGTTGACCAGACCAGGAAGGATAATGGCTGAGCCCCAGTTGACCACTCTGGTCTCCAGATTCGGGGGCGGGCTCTGCCACGGCTCCAGCCTCGAAATGCGGCCCGGGTCGGATACATGAACCGCAGCATTGCGCAGCAGCATGCCCGCCTCAGCCAGGACGTACTTAGCGGTGTGGACGGTTCGAATCATTTTTCAAGGTTGCGTGATAATCCAGAATTAGAAGGGCGCAGACACGAAGGGCCCGAGTGGGGTACCAAGGGACCAGGCGCTCCAGCTTGGCTGGACTTTGCTCTATGGCCGTAGCCAGCAATCCTGACGCCCCCGCTCTAAGGGTCCAACCGCGGGTACTTGGATCGGGCATCACCCTCTCGGGCCGAATCTAATTATATCCCCAAGGCAACCCTGCTTTCAACTCATATGATTTCCCGACCTCCGGCTTCCGACCACAGTCACATGTCATCACGGTAACTGATGCGAAGTA
The Terriglobia bacterium genome window above contains:
- a CDS encoding amidohydrolase family protein codes for the protein MIRTVHTAKYVLAEAGMLLRNAAVHVSDPGRISRLEPWQSPPPNLETRVVNWGSAIILPGLVNAHSHLELTRMRKLADRSTSFTGWLSAVMTGRQEWTKEDYLESTRKGAQLSLASGTTLAGDISASGFSWEALKPEKLRKVVFEEVTALQPERAHEAISRLQARLERVETDGYLSSSASAHALYSVSPDLFRAVAELVRDRGSRFAAHVAETMQEVEFLRSGMGEFVEFLSGLGVLPERWSPPGLAPVPYLEELGVLERPAILIHCNYLDEDSMARILSRSCSVVYCPRSHAFFGHEPHPVRRLLDMGINVALGTDSLASTDSLSILDEMRFLFRNRKDLKCDEIIRMATLNGAVALDFGGVLGRLRRGYWADMTVLRLPDGLSDRNVTAQILEGAGECLATIVQGEIVWTKVPILKKMTSDEWRTKIE